From Musa acuminata AAA Group cultivar baxijiao chromosome BXJ3-8, Cavendish_Baxijiao_AAA, whole genome shotgun sequence, one genomic window encodes:
- the LOC103994825 gene encoding uncharacterized protein LOC103994825: MQVAALKNVLRSREWSSLSPPIASALFHSSPVSLAKRSSNLGREDERRHEEPSKNYIRYSVHQKRADARGALKNILFNGTQSKQYFQDEDITWRADRKSSRNFKVEDSSHESDKYQRPKYTGTPKHQRTSNHRKSKCGRIQRRKNGQSFDDEDDDCGHPKTKFSASFGGQRCFTWSFNSQDRLHFENFTNGFEWRDHSQQAKARTRVWSESDIEEEDESNDIGLQSHRFALGLPLVGPLKLDDVKCAFRSSALKWHPDKHEGTSQAVAEEKFKLCVEAYKTLCKSLKSS, from the exons ATGCAAGTGGCGGCCTTGAAGAACGTGCTCAGGTCACGGGAATGGAGTTCCCTCTCGCCGCCAATCGCTTCCGCGctgttccactcatctccggtctCCCTCGCCAAACGCAGCTCCAATTTGGGCCGCGAG GATGAAAGAAGACATGAAGAACCATCAAAG AATTACATCAGATATTCAGTTCATCAAAAGCGAGCAGATGCAAGGGGTGctcttaaaaatattcttttcAATGGAACACAATCCAAGCAGTATTTTCAG GATGAAGATATTACATGGCGTGCTGATAGAAAAAGCAGTAGAAATTTCAAAGTAGAAGATAGTTCACATGAATCGGACAAATATCAACGACCAAAATATACGGGTACACCAAAGCATCAGAGAACATCAAACCATCGAAAAAGCAAATGTGGCAGAATCCAAC GTAGAAAAAATGGGCAAAGCTTTGATGATGAGGATGATGACTGTGGGCATCCTAAGACAAAATTCTCAGCTAGCTTTGGCGGACAAAGATGTTTTACATGGTCTTTTAATTCTCAGGACAGACTTCATTTTGAGAATTTTACTAATGGATTTGAGTGGAGAGATCATTCACAGCAGGCTAAAGCTAGGACACGAGTGTGGAGCGAAAGCGATATTGAAGAGGAAGATGAATCAAATGATATTGGCCTGCAATCCCATAGATTTGCTCTTGGACTGCCACTCGTGGGTCCCCTAAAATTAGATGATGTGAAATGCGC TTTCCGCTCATCTGCTTTAAAGTGGCACCCTGACAAGCATGAAGGAACTTCACAG